In Streptococcus dysgalactiae subsp. dysgalactiae, the following are encoded in one genomic region:
- a CDS encoding alanine/glycine:cation symporter family protein, which translates to MITIAKLMDDFVWGPPLLILLVGTGIYLTSRLGLIQILKLPRAFKLIFSDDDGHGDISSFAALATALAATVGTGNIVGVATAIKSGGPGALFWMWVAAFFGMTTKYAEGVLAIKYRTRDANGHISGGPMYYIVNGMGQKWKPLAILFAGSGILVALFGIGTFAQVNSITSSLGHSFGLSPQIVSIILAIFVATIIFGGIHSISKVAEKVVPFMAIFYILSSLAVIFMHYQHIVPVIRLVLQSAFTPTAAIGGFAGSMVKDAIQKGIARGVFSNESGLGSAPIAAAAAKTNEPVEQGLISMTGTFIDTIIICTLTGLSILVTGQWTGPLEGAPLTQSAFASVFGNLGTFGLTFSLVLFAFTTILGWSYYGERCFEFLFGITHLTYFRIAFVLMVGLGGFLKLELIWILADIVNGLMALPNLIALLALSPVVIHETKHYFLKHQFNQ; encoded by the coding sequence ATGATTACAATCGCTAAGCTAATGGATGACTTTGTCTGGGGACCGCCCTTGTTAATCTTACTGGTTGGTACTGGTATTTACCTTACGAGTCGTTTAGGACTCATCCAAATCTTAAAACTACCAAGAGCTTTTAAACTTATTTTTTCAGATGATGATGGTCACGGAGATATTTCATCCTTTGCTGCTCTTGCAACCGCACTTGCTGCTACTGTTGGTACAGGAAATATTGTCGGAGTCGCCACTGCTATCAAATCAGGTGGCCCTGGAGCGCTCTTTTGGATGTGGGTAGCCGCTTTTTTTGGAATGACGACTAAATATGCCGAAGGAGTATTAGCTATCAAATATCGTACCAGAGATGCCAATGGCCATATTTCTGGTGGACCTATGTACTATATCGTTAACGGTATGGGACAAAAATGGAAACCGTTAGCTATTCTTTTTGCTGGGTCAGGTATTCTTGTAGCCCTCTTTGGCATTGGTACCTTTGCTCAAGTAAATTCCATTACTTCCTCTCTAGGTCACAGCTTTGGCTTATCACCACAGATTGTGAGTATCATCTTAGCTATATTTGTCGCTACCATTATTTTCGGAGGTATCCATTCTATCTCCAAAGTAGCTGAAAAAGTCGTTCCTTTCATGGCTATTTTCTATATTCTTTCAAGTTTGGCTGTTATTTTTATGCATTATCAGCACATCGTTCCCGTTATTCGTTTAGTGCTCCAATCTGCTTTTACACCAACCGCTGCTATTGGAGGATTTGCAGGTAGTATGGTTAAAGATGCTATCCAAAAAGGGATTGCACGCGGGGTTTTTTCAAATGAATCTGGACTAGGCTCTGCTCCTATTGCAGCAGCGGCAGCTAAAACCAACGAACCAGTTGAACAAGGGTTAATTTCGATGACAGGGACCTTTATAGATACCATTATTATTTGCACTTTAACAGGATTGTCAATCCTAGTCACTGGGCAATGGACTGGTCCTTTAGAGGGAGCACCTTTAACGCAATCTGCCTTTGCTTCAGTTTTTGGCAATTTAGGAACTTTTGGACTGACCTTTTCCCTTGTTCTTTTTGCTTTTACAACAATCTTAGGTTGGAGCTATTACGGTGAACGCTGCTTTGAATTTCTCTTTGGTATTACTCACCTAACTTACTTCCGTATTGCTTTTGTTTTAATGGTAGGTCTTGGTGGATTCCTCAAATTAGAGCTTATTTGGATTTTAGCTGATATCGTGAATGGTTTAATGGCGCTCCCTAATCTTATCGCCCTTTTAGCCTTATCTCCTGTGGTCATCCATGAAACAAAACATTACTTTCTCAAGCATCAATTCAATCAGTAA
- a CDS encoding cation diffusion facilitator family transporter, which translates to MTQDPIENLKLAKRGPIVSIMAYLLLSIAKLLAGYLLNASSLIADGFNNLSDIVGNIALLIGLHLASQPADANHKFGHWKIEDLSSLITSFIMFIVGFQVLIQTIQSIFSGEQTPIDPIGAIVGILSALIMFGVYAFNKRLSKRVKSSALVAASKDNLSDAVTSLGTSVAIGAASLQFPIIDRLAALIITFFILKTAFDIFMESAFSLSDGFDSRHLKKYEQAILEIPKIVAVKSQRGRTYGSNVYLDIVLEMSPDLSVYESHAITEQVEQLLSDQFAIYDIDIHVEPAMIPEDELFDNVAKKLYRYEKLILSKVPDYDHYIAKSFQLIDANGQTANYEQFLNQEIYYPSNFNHFQIESISQKTMLVTYQLNGNCHTSIWRRHEVWCLLFHQITPIQQEHHLKRHYRIVKG; encoded by the coding sequence ATGACACAAGACCCCATTGAAAACTTAAAATTGGCCAAAAGAGGTCCAATTGTCAGCATTATGGCCTATCTGTTGCTAAGCATTGCTAAGCTATTAGCTGGCTATCTGCTCAATGCTAGCTCGCTGATTGCTGATGGCTTTAATAATTTATCAGATATTGTAGGAAATATAGCTCTCCTTATTGGACTTCACTTAGCTAGTCAGCCAGCTGATGCCAATCACAAATTTGGCCACTGGAAAATTGAGGACCTCTCAAGCCTTATCACCTCTTTCATTATGTTTATTGTTGGTTTTCAGGTCCTTATCCAAACCATACAAAGTATTTTTAGTGGTGAGCAAACGCCAATTGATCCTATCGGTGCTATTGTTGGTATCCTCTCTGCCCTCATTATGTTTGGTGTATATGCTTTCAATAAAAGACTCTCCAAGCGTGTTAAATCAAGTGCCCTTGTTGCCGCCTCTAAAGATAATCTATCTGATGCAGTGACTTCTCTTGGTACTTCTGTTGCTATTGGAGCAGCCTCATTACAATTTCCCATTATTGATCGTCTAGCTGCATTGATTATTACTTTTTTCATTCTCAAAACCGCTTTTGATATTTTTATGGAAAGTGCTTTTAGCCTATCTGATGGTTTTGACAGTCGTCATTTAAAGAAATACGAACAAGCCATCCTAGAAATTCCTAAAATTGTTGCTGTTAAATCGCAACGCGGTAGAACCTATGGGAGTAATGTTTACCTTGACATCGTTCTTGAAATGAGTCCTGATCTCTCTGTTTATGAAAGTCATGCTATCACCGAACAGGTTGAGCAATTACTCAGTGATCAATTCGCTATTTATGATATTGATATCCATGTGGAACCAGCCATGATTCCCGAAGACGAGCTTTTTGATAATGTCGCCAAAAAGCTCTACCGCTACGAAAAATTAATTTTGAGTAAGGTTCCTGACTATGACCACTACATTGCTAAGTCTTTCCAACTGATTGATGCGAATGGCCAAACAGCTAACTATGAACAATTTTTGAACCAAGAAATTTATTATCCAAGTAACTTCAACCATTTTCAAATTGAATCCATTAGTCAAAAAACGATGTTAGTGACCTACCAGTTAAATGGGAATTGCCATACTAGCATCTGGAGACGTCATGAAGTTTGGTGTCTACTCTTCCATCAAATCACTCCTATTCAACAAGAGCATCACCTAAAACGCCATTATCGAATTGTAAAAGGGTAA
- a CDS encoding IS3 family transposase (programmed frameshift) produces MPRKTFDKAFKLSAVKLILEEEQSVKMISSTLEIHPNSLYRWVQGYEKYGESAFPGHGSALRHAQFEIKKLEKENKLLQEELALPKKVPGLLEAKPEIKFRFLKENSVSLNSHHACQTLQVSRSGFYAYLKRRPSSRHVENEALKEMIKAIFYEHKERYGSVRITQELCRRGMHVNHKRVGRLLHQLGLYAKGSRYNYKYYNRRRSSLTRPNLVNQCFQATGKNKLWLGDLTYIPIQEGILYLSVFIDIYSRKIVGWAMGRRKQDKLVTEAFNQAYDREKPKEGVIVHTDQGSQYTGARFQVLLRWKKCKSSMSRKGNPYDNALMEAFYKTLKRELVNDAHFATIEQAQLEIFKYIETYYNPKRLHSALGYLSPVEFEKIVTN; encoded by the exons ATGCCAAGAAAAACCTTTGATAAAGCCTTCAAACTCTCTGCTGTCAAACTCATCCTTGAGGAAGAGCAGTCTGTAAAAATGATTAGTTCAACTTTAGAAATTCATCCCAATAGTCTTTATCGATGGGTTCAAGGATATGAAAAATATGGAGAAAGTGCGTTCCCAGGACACGGGAGCGCACTTCGTCATGCTCAATTTGAGATAAAAAAACTTGAAAAAGAGAACAAACTGCTGCAGGAGGAATTAGCTCTTC CTAAAAAAGTTCCAGGTCTTCTTGAAGCCAAACCGGAAATAAAATTTCGGTTTCTGAAGGAAAATAGTGTTAGCTTGAATAGTCATCACGCCTGTCAAACTCTTCAAGTTTCCCGTTCAGGTTTCTATGCTTATTTAAAACGTCGTCCATCTTCAAGGCATGTTGAGAATGAAGCTTTGAAGGAAATGATTAAAGCCATTTTCTATGAACATAAAGAGCGTTACGGAAGTGTACGAATTACCCAAGAACTTTGTAGACGTGGCATGCATGTCAATCATAAACGTGTTGGTAGACTCCTTCATCAGTTAGGTCTCTATGCTAAAGGAAGTCGATATAACTATAAATACTATAACCGTCGACGTTCTTCATTAACTCGTCCCAATCTTGTTAATCAATGTTTCCAAGCAACTGGTAAGAATAAATTATGGCTAGGAGACTTAACCTATATCCCTATACAAGAAGGAATACTTTATTTATCTGTCTTTATAGACATTTATAGTAGAAAGATTGTTGGTTGGGCAATGGGCCGACGTAAGCAAGACAAGTTGGTAACAGAGGCTTTCAATCAAGCTTATGATAGAGAAAAGCCTAAAGAAGGGGTAATCGTCCATACAGATCAGGGGTCTCAATATACCGGGGCACGATTTCAGGTCCTACTTAGATGGAAAAAATGTAAGTCCAGTATGAGTCGAAAAGGTAATCCATACGATAATGCACTCATGGAAGCCTTTTATAAAACATTAAAAAGAGAGCTTGTCAATGATGCTCATTTCGCAACTATTGAGCAAGCTCAGCTTGAGATTTTTAAATATATTGAGACTTACTATAACCCTAAACGTCTGCATTCAGCTTTAGGGTATCTCTCACCTGTAGAATTTGAAAAAATAGTTACTAATTAG
- a CDS encoding amino acid ABC transporter substrate-binding protein, translating into MITMRRSIRIVFLAAISLLLVACGTANKTAKSGDAWKTYQKEKNITLGFDNTFVPMGYKDESGDNKGFDIDLAKAVFKQYGITVNFQAINWDLKEAELKNSKIDMIWNGYSMTQERQAKVAFTVPYMKNEQVIVVKKSSGITDTSDMKNKILGAQSGSSGYDALTRHHKVLKDLIKDQDATQYETFTQAFIDLKTNRIDGLLIDKVYANYYLKQENQLDDYQLVSTGFDNEQFAVGLRKEDKTLQKKINEALKKMYQDGEFQAISQKWFGEDVATTQIKN; encoded by the coding sequence ATGATAACCATGAGAAGAAGTATAAGAATCGTTTTCTTAGCAGCTATTAGTTTACTGTTAGTAGCTTGTGGAACAGCTAATAAAACCGCAAAATCAGGAGATGCTTGGAAAACATACCAAAAAGAAAAAAACATTACTTTAGGTTTCGACAATACCTTTGTTCCGATGGGGTATAAAGATGAGAGTGGAGACAATAAGGGGTTTGATATCGATTTAGCTAAGGCAGTCTTTAAGCAATATGGCATTACCGTTAATTTTCAAGCTATTAACTGGGATTTGAAAGAAGCCGAGTTAAAAAATAGTAAAATCGATATGATTTGGAATGGCTATTCTATGACGCAGGAACGTCAGGCTAAAGTAGCGTTTACCGTTCCTTACATGAAAAATGAGCAAGTGATTGTGGTTAAAAAATCATCTGGAATTACTGACACCTCTGACATGAAAAATAAGATCCTAGGAGCTCAATCCGGATCGTCTGGTTATGATGCCTTGACAAGACATCATAAAGTCTTAAAAGATTTGATTAAAGACCAAGATGCAACTCAGTATGAAACGTTTACGCAAGCTTTTATTGATCTAAAAACGAATCGTATTGATGGTTTACTCATTGATAAAGTTTACGCTAACTACTACCTAAAGCAAGAAAATCAGTTAGATGATTACCAGCTGGTCTCGACCGGATTTGACAATGAACAGTTTGCTGTAGGGCTTAGAAAAGAAGACAAGACCTTGCAGAAGAAAATTAATGAAGCCTTGAAAAAAATGTATCAAGATGGTGAGTTCCAAGCCATTTCTCAAAAATGGTTTGGAGAAGATGTTGCTACAACTCAAATCAAAAACTAA
- a CDS encoding amino acid ABC transporter ATP-binding protein, with amino-acid sequence MLELKNISKKFGQKTIFDGFNLTVKDGEVLSLVGPSGGGKTTLLRMLAGLESIDSGQVFYNGEDVGIDHLENRNLFGFVFQDFQLFPHLTVLDNLTLSPTITMGKQKADAKEKALDILAHLGLKEHAKVYPYSLSGGQKQRVALARAMMIDPQIIGYDEPTSALDPELRQTVEALIVQNREMGITQIVVTHDLVFAEAISDRIIRVNPK; translated from the coding sequence ATGTTAGAACTCAAAAATATTTCCAAAAAGTTTGGTCAAAAAACCATCTTTGATGGCTTTAATCTAACTGTCAAAGACGGAGAAGTGCTCTCTTTGGTAGGCCCGTCAGGTGGCGGTAAGACAACACTCTTACGGATGTTGGCCGGTCTTGAATCTATTGATTCAGGTCAAGTCTTTTACAATGGAGAAGATGTTGGTATTGATCATTTAGAAAATCGTAACTTGTTTGGATTTGTTTTCCAAGATTTTCAATTGTTTCCTCATCTTACCGTTTTAGACAATCTAACGCTGTCTCCAACAATTACAATGGGCAAGCAAAAGGCTGATGCTAAAGAAAAGGCTTTGGATATACTGGCACATTTAGGATTAAAAGAACATGCCAAGGTTTATCCCTACTCTTTATCTGGAGGTCAAAAACAACGGGTTGCTTTGGCAAGAGCCATGATGATTGATCCTCAAATTATTGGTTATGATGAACCGACCAGTGCTCTAGATCCAGAATTACGTCAGACGGTAGAAGCCTTGATTGTTCAAAACCGTGAAATGGGAATAACTCAAATTGTAGTCACTCACGATCTTGTTTTTGCCGAAGCCATCTCAGATCGTATTATTAGGGTTAATCCTAAATAG
- a CDS encoding amino acid ABC transporter permease, translated as MTYIQQVLPSLLDGALVTLQVFFIVIILSIPLGAILAFLMKIPFKPLQWFLILYVWMMRGTPLLLQLIFFYYVLPSVGISFDRMPAAILAFTLNYAAYFAEIFRGGIEAIPKGQYEAAKVLKLKPLQTIRYIILPQVFKIVLPSVFNEVINLVKDSSLVYVLGVGDLLLASKTAANRDATLAPMFIAGLIYLLLIGLVTIISKQVEKRFNYYQ; from the coding sequence ATGACCTATATTCAGCAAGTCTTACCCAGCTTATTAGATGGTGCCTTGGTGACCTTACAAGTATTCTTTATTGTTATCATTCTTTCTATCCCCTTGGGGGCTATTTTAGCTTTCTTGATGAAGATTCCCTTTAAACCGCTCCAGTGGTTTTTGATCTTATACGTGTGGATGATGCGAGGGACACCTTTACTACTTCAATTGATTTTTTTCTATTATGTTTTGCCAAGTGTTGGGATTAGTTTTGATCGAATGCCAGCTGCTATTTTGGCGTTTACTTTGAATTATGCTGCCTACTTTGCTGAAATTTTTAGAGGTGGGATTGAGGCTATTCCAAAAGGTCAATATGAAGCAGCTAAAGTATTAAAGTTAAAACCTCTTCAAACCATTCGTTATATTATTTTGCCTCAAGTGTTTAAAATTGTGTTACCAAGTGTTTTCAATGAAGTCATTAATTTGGTCAAAGATTCTTCCCTTGTCTATGTACTAGGTGTAGGAGATCTTTTATTAGCAAGTAAGACGGCAGCCAATAGGGATGCAACCTTAGCCCCTATGTTTATTGCTGGCCTTATCTATTTGCTTTTAATTGGACTGGTCACTATTATTTCAAAACAAGTTGAAAAACGGTTTAATTATTATCAGTAA
- a CDS encoding zinc ribbon domain-containing protein YjdM, which translates to MSLPNCLQCQSEYVYEDGHLLICPMCAFEWTLGEEETKEEGLVVLDSNSVRLSDGDTITVIKDLKVKGAPKDLKQGTRVKNIRLVEGDHNIDCKIDGFGAMKLKSEFVKKI; encoded by the coding sequence ATGTCATTACCAAATTGTTTGCAATGCCAATCCGAATACGTTTATGAAGATGGCCATTTATTAATCTGCCCTATGTGTGCTTTTGAGTGGACATTAGGTGAGGAAGAGACTAAAGAAGAAGGGCTTGTTGTTTTAGATAGCAATAGTGTTCGATTGTCTGATGGCGATACTATCACTGTTATTAAAGATTTAAAAGTTAAAGGTGCTCCAAAAGATCTGAAACAAGGGACTCGCGTTAAAAATATTCGCCTGGTGGAAGGTGATCATAATATTGATTGTAAGATTGATGGGTTTGGTGCGATGAAATTGAAATCAGAATTTGTCAAGAAAATCTAA
- the glmS gene encoding glutamine--fructose-6-phosphate transaminase (isomerizing), producing MCGIVGVVGNRNATDILMQGLEKLEYRGYDSAGIFVANDNQTNLIKSVGRIADLRAKIGIDVAGSTGIGHTRWATHGQSTEDNAHPHTSQTGRFVLVHNGVIENYLHIKTTYLAGHDFKGQTDTEIAVHLIGKFVEEEQLSVLEAFKKALGIIEGSYAFALMDSQNTDTIYVAKNKSPLLIGLGEGYNMVCSDAMAMIRETSEFMEIHDKELVILTKYKVTVTDYDGNELVRDSYTAELDLSDIGKGTYPFYMLKEIDEQPTVMRKLISTYADEMGNVQVDPAIIASIQEADRLYILAAGTSYHAGFATKMMLEQLTDTPVELGVASEWGYHMPLLSKKPMFILLSQSGETADSRQVLVKANAMDIPSLTVTNVPGSTLSRESTYTMLIHAGPEIAVASTKAYTAQIAALAFLAKAVGEANGKSEALDFDLVRELSLVAQSIEATLTEKDVVAEKVEALLATTRNAFYIGRGNDYYVSMEAALKLKEISYIQCEGFAAGELKHGTISLIEEGTPVIGLISSSELVASHTRGNIQEVAARGAHVLTVVEEGLDREGDDIIVNKVHPFLAPIAMVIPTQLIAYYASLQRGLDVDKPRNLAKAVTVE from the coding sequence ATGTGTGGAATTGTTGGAGTTGTTGGGAACCGTAACGCAACAGATATTTTAATGCAAGGTCTTGAGAAGCTTGAATACCGTGGCTACGATTCAGCAGGTATTTTTGTGGCTAATGACAATCAAACAAACTTGATTAAATCAGTTGGACGCATCGCGGATTTGCGTGCTAAGATTGGCATAGATGTTGCTGGTTCAACAGGGATTGGTCACACACGTTGGGCAACTCACGGTCAATCAACAGAAGATAATGCCCATCCTCACACGTCACAAACAGGACGTTTTGTCCTCGTTCACAATGGTGTGATTGAAAATTATCTCCACATCAAAACAACGTACTTGGCTGGACATGATTTCAAGGGTCAAACAGATACTGAGATTGCGGTACATCTAATCGGAAAGTTTGTAGAAGAAGAGCAATTATCAGTGTTAGAAGCCTTTAAAAAAGCTCTAGGAATTATAGAAGGTTCCTATGCCTTTGCGTTAATGGATAGCCAGAATACAGATACTATCTATGTGGCTAAAAATAAGTCTCCATTGTTGATTGGTCTTGGTGAAGGTTACAATATGGTTTGTTCGGATGCTATGGCCATGATTCGTGAAACCAGTGAATTTATGGAAATTCATGATAAAGAGCTGGTTATTTTAACCAAATATAAGGTAACTGTTACAGACTATGATGGTAACGAGCTAGTACGAGATTCGTACACTGCTGAATTAGACTTATCTGATATTGGTAAAGGGACTTATCCTTTCTATATGTTGAAAGAAATTGATGAGCAGCCAACTGTAATGCGTAAATTAATTTCAACTTATGCAGATGAAATGGGTAACGTGCAAGTTGATCCAGCTATCATTGCCTCTATCCAAGAGGCTGACCGCCTTTATATTTTAGCTGCAGGGACTTCTTACCATGCTGGTTTTGCAACTAAAATGATGCTTGAGCAATTGACAGATACACCAGTTGAGTTAGGAGTGGCTTCTGAATGGGGTTACCACATGCCTCTACTTAGCAAGAAGCCAATGTTTATCCTACTAAGCCAATCAGGAGAAACAGCAGATAGTCGTCAAGTTTTAGTTAAGGCAAATGCTATGGATATTCCGAGTTTGACAGTAACTAACGTTCCAGGATCAACCTTGTCACGTGAATCAACATACACCATGTTGATTCATGCTGGACCTGAAATTGCTGTTGCGTCTACAAAAGCTTACACTGCACAAATTGCTGCTCTTGCCTTTTTAGCTAAAGCGGTTGGTGAGGCAAATGGTAAGTCAGAAGCTCTTGACTTTGATTTGGTTCGTGAGTTGTCATTAGTAGCTCAATCTATCGAAGCGACTTTGACAGAAAAAGACGTTGTGGCAGAAAAAGTAGAAGCTTTGCTAGCTACTACTCGTAATGCTTTTTACATTGGGCGTGGCAATGATTATTACGTTTCAATGGAAGCTGCTTTGAAATTAAAAGAGATTTCTTATATTCAATGTGAAGGCTTTGCGGCTGGTGAATTGAAACATGGCACCATTTCTTTAATTGAAGAGGGAACTCCAGTCATTGGTTTAATTTCATCTAGTGAGTTGGTTGCTTCTCATACACGTGGTAATATTCAAGAAGTTGCTGCTCGTGGGGCTCATGTTTTAACAGTTGTGGAAGAAGGGCTTGACCGTGAGGGAGATGACATTATTGTCAATAAGGTTCATCCTTTCTTGGCGCCAATTGCTATGGTAATTCCAACTCAACTGATTGCTTACTACGCTTCGTTACAACGTGGACTTGATGTTGATAAACCGCGTAATCTAGCTAAGGCTGTTACAGTGGAGTAA
- the lepB gene encoding signal peptidase I, giving the protein MVKRDFIRNILLLLIVIIGAILLRIFVFSTFKVTPETANAYLKNGDLITIKKNIQPKYKDFVVYRVDKKDYVSRVVAVEGDSVTYMDDIFYLNNMVESQAYLEKMKTRYLNNAPLGTLYTEDFTISTITGDKYQKVPKGKYLLLNDNRKNTNDSRRFGLIDTSQIKGLVTFRVLPLSDFGFVEVE; this is encoded by the coding sequence ATGGTAAAGCGAGATTTTATAAGAAATATATTATTGTTATTAATTGTGATTATTGGAGCCATTTTGTTGAGAATTTTTGTTTTCTCAACTTTTAAGGTGACCCCAGAAACGGCTAATGCTTATTTGAAGAATGGTGATTTAATCACCATTAAGAAAAATATTCAACCTAAATACAAAGATTTTGTGGTTTACAGGGTTGATAAAAAGGACTATGTGAGCCGCGTTGTTGCTGTCGAGGGAGATAGTGTCACCTATATGGATGATATTTTTTACCTCAATAATATGGTGGAATCACAAGCCTATCTTGAAAAGATGAAGACACGTTACTTGAATAACGCTCCTCTTGGAACTTTATACACTGAAGATTTTACAATTTCAACTATTACTGGTGACAAGTATCAAAAAGTTCCTAAAGGAAAATACCTTCTTCTAAATGATAACCGGAAAAATACGAATGACAGTCGTCGCTTTGGGTTAATAGATACCTCGCAGATTAAAGGGTTAGTAACTTTTAGAGTTCTGCCTCTCAGCGATTTTGGATTTGTGGAAGTAGAGTAG
- the pyk gene encoding pyruvate kinase produces the protein MNKRVKIVATLGPAVEIRGGKKYGEDGYWAGQLDVEESAKKIAELIEAGANVFRFNFSHGDHKEQGDRMATVRLAEEIARQKVGFLLDTKGPEMRTELFADDAKEFSYVTGEKIRVATTQGIQSTRDVIALNVAGSLDIYDEVEVGHTILIDDGKLGLKVIDKDIATRQFIVEVENDGIIAKQKGVNIPNTKIPFPALAERDNADIRFGLEQGLNFIAISFVRTAKDVEEVRQICRETGNDHVQLFAKIENQQGIDNLDEIIEAADGIMIARGDMGIEVPFEMVPVFQKMIITKVNAAGKAVITATNMLETMTEKPRATRSEVSDVFNAVIDGTDATMLSGESANGKYPVESVRTMATIDRNAQNLLNEYGRLDSSAFPRTNKTDVIASAVKDATHSMDIKLVVTITETGNTARAISKFRPDADILAVTFDEKVQRALMINWGVIPVLAEKPASTDDMFEVAERVALETGLVQSGDNIVIVAGVPVGTGGTNTMRVRTVK, from the coding sequence ATGAATAAACGCGTAAAAATTGTTGCAACACTTGGTCCTGCGGTTGAAATCCGTGGTGGTAAAAAATACGGAGAAGATGGCTACTGGGCTGGTCAACTTGATGTTGAAGAATCAGCAAAAAAAATCGCTGAATTAATTGAAGCTGGTGCGAATGTTTTCCGTTTCAATTTCTCACACGGTGACCACAAAGAACAGGGTGACCGTATGGCAACTGTTCGTCTGGCAGAAGAAATTGCTCGTCAAAAAGTTGGTTTCCTTTTGGATACTAAAGGTCCTGAAATGCGTACTGAATTATTTGCAGACGATGCTAAAGAGTTCAGCTATGTTACTGGAGAAAAAATCCGTGTAGCGACTACACAAGGTATTCAATCAACTCGTGATGTTATTGCTTTGAACGTTGCTGGTAGCCTTGACATCTACGATGAAGTAGAAGTAGGTCATACTATTCTTATCGATGATGGTAAACTTGGTTTGAAAGTTATCGACAAAGATATCGCAACACGTCAGTTTATCGTTGAAGTAGAAAACGACGGTATTATTGCTAAGCAAAAAGGTGTTAACATTCCTAACACTAAAATTCCTTTCCCAGCGCTTGCGGAACGCGACAATGCTGATATCCGTTTTGGCCTTGAACAAGGACTTAACTTTATTGCAATCTCATTTGTTCGTACAGCCAAAGACGTTGAGGAAGTTCGTCAAATCTGTCGCGAAACTGGTAACGACCATGTTCAATTATTTGCTAAGATTGAAAACCAACAAGGTATCGATAATCTTGATGAAATCATCGAAGCTGCTGATGGTATCATGATTGCACGTGGTGACATGGGTATCGAAGTACCATTTGAAATGGTTCCAGTTTTCCAAAAAATGATTATCACTAAAGTGAATGCAGCTGGTAAAGCAGTTATCACAGCAACAAACATGCTTGAAACAATGACTGAAAAACCACGTGCGACACGTTCTGAAGTATCTGACGTATTCAATGCTGTTATCGATGGTACTGATGCAACAATGCTTTCAGGAGAGTCAGCTAATGGTAAATACCCAGTTGAATCTGTTCGTACAATGGCGACTATTGATCGTAATGCACAAAATCTTCTTAACGAATATGGTCGTTTAGATTCATCTGCATTCCCACGTACAAACAAAACCGATGTGATTGCTTCAGCGGTTAAAGATGCAACTCATTCAATGGACATCAAACTTGTGGTTACAATTACCGAAACTGGTAATACTGCACGTGCGATTTCTAAATTCCGTCCAGATGCGGACATCTTAGCTGTAACATTTGATGAAAAAGTACAACGTGCTTTGATGATTAACTGGGGTGTTATTCCAGTTCTTGCTGAAAAACCTGCATCTACTGATGACATGTTTGAAGTAGCAGAACGTGTGGCTCTTGAAACTGGCTTGGTTCAATCTGGTGATAACATTGTTATCGTTGCAGGTGTTCCAGTTGGTACTGGTGGAACAAACACAATGCGTGTTCGTACTGTAAAATAA